The following coding sequences are from one Primulina eburnea isolate SZY01 chromosome 15, ASM2296580v1, whole genome shotgun sequence window:
- the LOC140815156 gene encoding pectinesterase 2-like: MASKTLFSILLISIFISSSISIDPNSVRKSWCSQTPYPQPCEYFMSHNPKYKTIKSESDFFKLSKELALDRCSLAHNNLLPLGPKCRNEREKAAWADCVELYESTILKINQTVDPNVKCSPDDSRTWLSTAMTNLETCRMGFVDFGLADYVFPMMSNNVSMLLSNTLALNNIGGGFQKPDYKEGFPKWLRTGDRKLLQASNPTANIVVAQDGSGNYKTVSEAISAAGKRSGSGRYVIHVKQGTYIENVNIGNKLKNIMLLGDGIGKTIITGSKSVGGGSTTFNSATVAVTGDGFIARGITFRNTAGAGNHQAVALRSGSDLSVFYQCSFEGYQDTLYVHSERQFYKECDIYGTVDFIFGNAAVVLQNCNIYPRNPPNKTNTITAQGRTDPNQNTGISIHNCRVTAASDLKPVQGSVKTYLGRPWQKYSRTVFMKTFLDSLINPAGWMPWSGNFALDTLYYGEYDNTGPGSSTANRVAWKGYRVITSATEASKFTVGNFIAGSSWLPGTNVPFTSGL; the protein is encoded by the exons ATGGCATCAAAAACCCTATTCTCCATTCTTCTTATCTCTATCTTCATTTCATCATCCATTTCTATCGATCCTAATTCTGTACGAAAATCTTGGTGCAGCCAAACACCATATCCGCAACCCTGTGAGTACTTCATGTCACACAACCCCAAGTACAAAACCATCAAATCCGAATCCGACTTCTTCAAACTGTCGAAAGAACTCGCCCTAGACCGCTGCTCCCTTGCGCACAACAACCTACTACCCCTCGGTCCAAAGTGCCGTAACGAGCGTGAAAAGGCTGCTTGGGCCGACTGTGTAGAACTATACGAGAGCACCATACTTAAAATCAACCAAACCGTTGATCCAAACGTGAAATGTTCTCCTGATGATTCCCGCACTTGGCTCAGCACGGCCATGACGAATCTCGAGACGTGTCGAATGGGGTTCGTAGACTTTGGTCTCGCCGATTATGTTTTTCCTATGATGTCAAACAACGTTAGCATGCTACTCAGCAACACACTAGCCTTGAACAATATCGGCGGAGGGTTTCAGAAGCCGGATTATAAAGAAGGGTTCCCGAAATGGTTGAGGACTGGTGACCGGAAGTTGCTACAGGCATCGAACCCGACGGCAAATATTGTGGTCGCTCAGGATGGTTCTGGCAACTACAAGACCGTGAGTGAGGCTATTTCTGCGGCCGGAAAACGGTCCGGAAGTGGAAGATATGTGATACATGTGAAGCAAGGTACTTACATAGAAAATGTGAATATTGGAAATAAACTGAAGAACATTATGTTGCTAGGAGATGGGATAGGGAAGACGATCATTACTGGAAGTAAGAGCGTTGGAGGAGGGAGCACCACCTTCAACTCGGCCACCGTGG CTGTCACTGGTGATGGATTTATTGCTCGAGGAATCACCTTTAGAAACACCGCAGGAGCCGGCAACCACCAGGCGGTCGCCCTGCGTTCTGGGTCAGATCTCTCTGTATTCTATCAATGCAGTTTCGAGGGCTACCAAGACACGCTCTATGTTCATTCCGAAAGACAGTTTTATAAAGAATGCGACATATATGGCACAGTGGACTTCATATTTGGTAATGCAGCCGTGGTATTACAAAACTGCAACATATACCCAAGAAACCCCCCAAACAAGACAAATACCATAACGGCTCAAGGTCGGACCGACCCGAACCAAAACACCGGGATATCCATCCATAATTGTCGGGTCACGGCTGCTTCGGATCTTAAACCGGTTCAAGGCTCCGTAAAGACATATTTGGGACGTCCGTGGCAGAAATACTCACGCACGGTGTTCATGAAGACCTTCTTGGATAGTTTGATCAATCCGGCAGGTTGGATGCCATGGAGCGGGAACTTCGCGTTGGATACTTTGTATTATGGGGAGTATGATAATACCGGTCCTGGTTCTTCCACTGCGAATCGGGTGGCATGGAAGGGTTATCGCGTGATTACTAGTGCAACTGAGGCATCTAAATTTACCGTCGGGAATTTTATTGCCGGGAGTTCTTGGTTACCGGGGACTAATGTGCCATTCACTTCTGGtctttaa